The Marinitoga sp. 1197 genome contains the following window.
ACTGTCGACAAGATCGATATATACACCTTTAAATCCCTGAGAAATAATTTTATCAAGATAATCAAATATTATATTTTTCCATTCTTTATCCCAGTATTTTACTTTATAATTTCCAGGCCAATTTTTATTTTCACCATCAAGCCATTCTGGTGGATTATTATACCAATCATCTTTCCAATAATATCTATAATTCTCCGCTTCACCTATACTTAAATAAGCTAAGGCTATAATTCCTTTTAGTCTATCTATTTGATATTTTTTAAACTCATTTTTTTCACTTCCATCTTTTGAATAATCAATTATTAAAAATTTTGGATTATAAAAAAGGGTAATTTTATTTAAATCTATATTAGTCAATTGATATATCAATGGGACGTCAAGTTTTTCTATAAATAACGGTATTAAAAAAGGAGTTCCAATTAATAATATTAATATGAATATTATAGTTTTTTCCATAATATCACCTTACATATTTATTTTTAATGTTTTTCCAGTTATCTAAAGGTGCAATTGCACCGGTATATTTCAATTTTTCTGCAGCAAAAGCCAATCCTAATTTTACAGATTCAACTATATTTAAGTTATTTATCAATCCTATGTATATTCCAGACCACACAGCATCTCCAGCTCCGGTAACATCAATAACATTTGTTTTATATGATGGAAGAGAAATATTATAATTTTTATTATAAACAATAGCGCCTTTTTCACCCAATGTAAAAATTATATTTTTTATTCCCAGTTTTTTAAAATTGTCAATATTTGCATTTCCAAATATATTTTCAGCATCATCAAGTGATGGTTTTATTATATCAATGTATGGCCCAAAGATTTTTAAAACTTCTATTATAGAATATTTATTATGCCATAAGACTGTACGATAATTTGGATCAAATCCTATTATTATATTTTTTGATTTAGCTTTCTTTACCAGCTGGAGTATTTTTTCAAATTGAGTTGTTTCTGATATTGCCCAAGAAGATATATGTATAATTTTAAAAGTACTTAAGTCAATATCAGGTATTTCCAGATTTATTGAAGAGCTCTGATAAGCTTTAAATTCCGGAGTTTTTTTTGATTTATTTACAAATACTATATCAGTATTTACATCTTCCTTTTCGAATAAAAAGGATGTATTTACACCGTTTTTTTTCAAATAATTTTTAATGAATAAACCAAATTGGTCTCTACCTATAGTGGATAATATATAACTTTCTATATTTTGCCTGGCTAAATTTACAGCTATATTTCCAGGAGAACCACCAAAAAATTTTCGGAAAACGTTTGCATTCTCTAATGAATCAAATTCACTTATCATATCAATTAATACTTCACCTATTGATAAAAACATATACACCTCTCCTCATAGATTTTTTATTTATAGAATTCAGGTATTCTATCATAGAAAATATTATTATGTTTATTCAGATTTTTATTATTAGCTTCTTCTGGATTTATATTCACAATTTTAACTTTGTCACCTTTTTGAGGGAATCTTACAATTACTTTTCCATCTGGATTTGTTATTTGACTCATTCCGGTAAATTTATTTGAATTAAGAGCATTTATTTCTTCCCCCCATCTATTTGAGGTTACAATAAAAACTCTGTTTTCTAAAGATCGTATTTTATTAGCTTCTTGACAATAAGGCATAACTAAATTAGCGCTATGTGCAATTATTTGAGCGCCTTTTAAAGCCAGAGTTCTGAAAGATTCTGGGAAAAACCAATCAAAGCATATTGCAAGTCCTATTTTAACGCCATTGATATTTTCAACCCAAAAACCCGTATTGCCTTTTTCAAAAAATAATTTTTCTTCATAAAATAGATGTGTTTTTCTATATATTCTATGACTTCCATCTGATTTTATCAGTATAGATGAATTATAAAATTTTTCATTGTCATTTTCAACAAATCCAAAAACAACATTTGTTTTTTTTGATATTGCAAAGTCTTTAAAAGCTTTTATAGAAAAGCCATTCATGTTTTCAGAGACCCATTCGACTTCATTTTTTGTATTAAAAGTATAACCTGTAAATGCAAGTTCAGGAAATACAAATAAATCAGCGCTTTCACTTTTAATTAGATTTATACCCCTCTCTACGTTTTCCTTTACCTGAAATAGATGAGGTTTAAATTGTACTAATCCAATTTTCATAAATCATCACCCTTTATAACTCTATTTTCTGTAAATATTATATCCATTTTTATATCATGTTTATATACAGGCAGACTTTCTAAGATTTGAAAATCAAAGGCTACTCCTATTAAATGTGTTTTTGTATTTCTTGAAAAATATCTGTCATAGTATCCTCCACCATAGCCAAGTCTATACATTTTTTTATCAAAAGCAACACCTGGAATTATATATACATCTATTTTTTTATTGTAAGATGTTCCAACGGGTTCCATTATTCCAAATTTTCCTTTTTCAAAATCATTTACTGAAGTTACCTTTACAAAATATATATCTTTTCCTTTGATTTTTGGAAAAACTATATCTTTATCGTTTAAAAGATCAACCAACTTTAACAAATTTACTTCATTTCTGAAAGGATAATAAGTAGCTATGCTATTAAATTTTATAGATTTCAGATATTCTATTGTTTTTTTTAATATTATTTCATTATAGGTATTATATAATTTTATTTTTAAATTTGTTCGTTTTTCTAACATTAATTTTCTAATTTTATTTTTCATTTTTTCACATCCAGAAAAGTTATATTCATAATATTTTTATTCATTTCAATTATATATAAATTGTTTTCTCTATAATAATGAATAATTTTTCCACCACTTATTTTTCTAATAATCTTTTTTGATTTTATCATGAAGTATTTTGGGAATAAGGAAGAATCCGGAATTATTACATCTAAACTTTTACCTTTCCAGTAATATTTAACATCTTGACTTAGATAATCAAAAAAATATGGATACGCTTCTGACGCTGTTTGATTTCTAAGCCAGGGAAATTTTGTTTTTATTGTAGTATAAAAAGTTTCCAGATTATGATACATTTCATTCCATGTTTTATTTTCAGGATTTCTATCTTTTGCAAATACATCATCTGGATGTATAAAGTGTTGAAAAGTACCAAAGTTGGCAAGAGTGTTTATAGTTGTTAGATATAGTCTATTCAATGGATAATAACCATAAGTGGATCTTGGAATTATTACTACAAAATTATTTGTAATTTTATATTCAGAAAACTCGTCATTACTTTCATAAGAGGTTCCAATAGTTTTTATAGTTGGTAATGCTTTTAATAAATAATTTGCACCATAAGAATCTATTAAATTATTTGGAGCAACATAACTACTTATTACAATAGGGTGGTTTAAAACTTTACTTAAAAAGTTTTTAGCTGCATCTAAGCTCAATACTATATTTTCGGGATTATCCCATTTTTCTTTTGTTAAAGAGTTATGATTATATCCATGTAGCCCAAGTTCAAACTCAGATTTGTCTATTTCTTTTAAGGTTTTATATGGACTATTGCTTTTGCTTATAAAAAATTCAGTAAATTCAAAGGGTGGTGTACTTGCACCATTGTAACTTAAAGGAGTTACAAAAGTATATTTTATATTAAACTTTTCGGAAAATTTTTTTATTGATGGCCACCATACATTATAATAATATTCATCATCAGTAATTTTTTTGCCATCTATATTTTTTGTAATATTATAGGAAGGTAATGGAAAATCATCAATATAAAAAATATAAGAATTTAATAATCCGGCAATAGATACATCTTGCATCTCTAAGATTGTTTGTAATATTAAACCTCTTGTAGATTTTAAAATAATGCTTGGATAAATGTATCCTATATAACCATTATTGTGTTTTTCATACCATATTATAGGAATTTTTTTATTGTTATCATCACTTAAATAAGCTAAAATATTTTTGTTTTTATCAAATTTTATGTTGAATGTTATACTAAAATATCTTTTTAATATAGAATCGCCATTTTTCTCATTTCCAATTGGAAAGAGTTTTTTTGAAAAAATTATTTTTGATATATTTGTGTTATCTTCAATAATTTCATTTTTCCAAGGTGTGTTATTTAAACTAGTCGAAAAAATAAAAGAACCACCATTGTTGATAAATCGTTTTATTGTGTTAGTTTCGATATATTCTGCATTGGTATTCCAGATTATATATTTATATGGTAATAAATCAATAAAAGATAAGTTATAAAAATCTTCAACATTTATGAATTCGTAATTAAGTTTGGCATAGGTAAAAATTTTTTTAAGTTCTTTTTGGGAAGATAAATATTCAGCACTATCAAATTTTGTTTTTATTATTAAAATTTTGTTTTCTTTTCCAACTTTTTGATTTATTAATTCTAATATTATCTTTTTTATATCCAGAATAATATCACCATGTTTATTGATAAAACTATTAAAAATAGCGCCACCACCATTTTTAGACAGTATAATCATTGGATAGAAGTTATTTTCATATTTATATGATAATATCACATTATTTCCAAAAACAACATATTTTTCAACAGGCTGTTTGTTTGAAGTTGCTGGAGGACTTAAAAAGTATTCTTTTTTATATGTTATTTTATAATCTTTTAATTCTTTATATCCGTACATATAGTGTATACCGATTTTATTCAATAAATTATTTATTTCTCTAATATCAGAAGTTACGCCAAGATTGTTAAAAAAGAAAAAAAATCCACCATTTTCTACAAAAGTAGATAATTGTCTTAAATATAAATGAGAGTCTTTTAATTCAGGGGAATAATACCAGCTTATTATTCCAAAATATTTTTTATTATCAATTCTATAATAATTCATTTTTTCTATATCTTTTATTTCATAATTTACATTATATTTTTCCAGAATTGGAATAATATGGTATTTAAACATAAATTCTCCATATTGTTCTGACCCTTTATAAAGTAACAAAAGGTCTTTTTGTGCAAATAAAGAAAGTGTTATTAAAAAAAGTGCTATTAAGATAATTGATTTTTTCATAATTTTTCCTCCATTAAATTTTTAATGTCTTTATAATAAAGATAATATCCATCCTCAACAGCTAATTTTTGTCTATAATATTCTGTTTTTATTAAATCTTTAATTTTTGAAATTAATATTTTATATCCGATAAATGTTCCTATTGTAAAGGCAAAGGTATAACTTGCTCCAAGTGAGTAAAAACCAAATTTATCTAAGAAAATAATACTTAATAATAAATTTATTAAAAGTACTGAAATATTTAAGTATAATGTTTCTTTTCTGAAATCGAAATATAATAACAAAAGCATAATCATGAGATAAAAAGAATTCATCATAGCTCCGATTAAACCTAACCTTAATATTGGTTTAAATATTTCCGAAATAAAAGGTAGCATATTTAATTCATTTAGCAATAATAATATAAATGTAATAATTACCTGAACCCTGATGGTTAAATTAATATCAAATTTTAATTCTTTTTCCATGTTTTCTTTTCTAATATTGATTTCATAATAATTGTATCCTTCAATTAATGAGTCATAAAATAATTTATATGTTTTGTAGAACCTGGTTTCCAGAACAAGTATAAACATAGTTGCTGTTGGTATTATGGTTAAATAAGCTATAAACATTGGACTGTCATAAATAAAAGAAAAATAAAAACCATTAATTGGCATTTCTCCAAAATCTTTTGAATGCCATATAATAAAATCGTCTATCCATAATGCCAGGTAATAGGTAAATCCTATTAAAATATTATGCCAGTATTTTTTAATTTCTTTTATCCATTCAAATGAGGTTAAGTTTAAATCTGTTCCGAAATATAGTAAGGCCAGAATATAATGTACAAATGTTCCAATATTAACCCCAAAAGCATAACCTAAAATATAGCCCAAAGGATTTTTTTCTGATCCAAAATATTTTGAAAATATTATTGAGAAAAAGCCCATTATAATATATCCCATAATATACCAGTTTATAGCATTTGTAGATATTGAAGCTATTGAAATTATCCATAAGGCTAATAGGGAAATAACAAGATAAGAAAAAGAAAGAGCAAACCAACTTTCATGTTTATAAAAAGAAAAAAATATATATAAAATAAAAATAGCGAAAAGTGTAGCAAAAATCAGTATCCCCATTACTTCAGGTAATATTTTTTTGTATTTTTTTGAATATATAAGGTCTGAAATTCTTCTTGACTCAAACATTATAAATAATCCTGAAATTATTATAGAAAATACAAAAGAATAAACAATTGAAATATTAAAATAAATGTTTGATATTTTTAAAAAGCTCAAGATAATCCACAATGTTAAAGTTGTTATTATCCATGGCCCAGAAGAAACAACTACAGAATACGCTATAGCCAATAAATCAGTTGAAACCCCACCTTGATGAAACATTTTATTTAATCTAAAGCCTATTCCAGCCAATTTATTTCACCACCGATAAATACAAATCTTTATAATTTTTAATCATTTGTTCTAATCTATATCTTTTTTTCACGCGTATTCTTGCCAGTTTTGATGCACTTATTCTAAATTCATCATTTTGATATAATTCAATTAATCCTTTTGCGAGTCCTACAAAGTCTTTTGGCTTTACAACAATCCCAGCTTCTCCAATTATATCTTCATCGGAACCATATATCATTTCCGAACATGCTCCAACATCAGTAGTCACGACAGGAATTCCTGCAGCAAAAGCTTCTAAAATAACCAGTGGTTGCCCTTCGCTAACACTTGAGAGTAATAAAACATTTATTTTTGGATA
Protein-coding sequences here:
- a CDS encoding MJ1477/TM1410 family putative glycoside hydrolase, which encodes MEKTIIFILILLIGTPFLIPLFIEKLDVPLIYQLTNIDLNKITLFYNPKFLIIDYSKDGSEKNEFKKYQIDRLKGIIALAYLSIGEAENYRYYWKDDWYNNPPEWLDGENKNWPGNYKVKYWDKEWKNIIFDYLDKIISQGFKGVYIDLVDSYVYWANNGYNIKITANRMIDFIVEIADYARKKNPDFLIIPQNGEEIIEYDNGRYLNVISGIGIESLFYTKLKKNKEKYIDHRLKYILKIKNSGKPVLVTDYIYNPKNINKEKIMDFINLCNQYGFYGYPANKNQRLNDISDALKFFKNK
- a CDS encoding DUF2194 domain-containing protein — translated: MKKSIILIALFLITLSLFAQKDLLLLYKGSEQYGEFMFKYHIIPILEKYNVNYEIKDIEKMNYYRIDNKKYFGIISWYYSPELKDSHLYLRQLSTFVENGGFFFFFNNLGVTSDIREINNLLNKIGIHYMYGYKELKDYKITYKKEYFLSPPATSNKQPVEKYVVFGNNVILSYKYENNFYPMIILSKNGGGAIFNSFINKHGDIILDIKKIILELINQKVGKENKILIIKTKFDSAEYLSSQKELKKIFTYAKLNYEFINVEDFYNLSFIDLLPYKYIIWNTNAEYIETNTIKRFINNGGSFIFSTSLNNTPWKNEIIEDNTNISKIIFSKKLFPIGNEKNGDSILKRYFSITFNIKFDKNKNILAYLSDDNNKKIPIIWYEKHNNGYIGYIYPSIILKSTRGLILQTILEMQDVSIAGLLNSYIFYIDDFPLPSYNITKNIDGKKITDDEYYYNVWWPSIKKFSEKFNIKYTFVTPLSYNGASTPPFEFTEFFISKSNSPYKTLKEIDKSEFELGLHGYNHNSLTKEKWDNPENIVLSLDAAKNFLSKVLNHPIVISSYVAPNNLIDSYGANYLLKALPTIKTIGTSYESNDEFSEYKITNNFVVIIPRSTYGYYPLNRLYLTTINTLANFGTFQHFIHPDDVFAKDRNPENKTWNEMYHNLETFYTTIKTKFPWLRNQTASEAYPYFFDYLSQDVKYYWKGKSLDVIIPDSSLFPKYFMIKSKKIIRKISGGKIIHYYRENNLYIIEMNKNIMNITFLDVKK
- a CDS encoding 5-formyltetrahydrofolate cyclo-ligase, which codes for MKNKIRKLMLEKRTNLKIKLYNTYNEIILKKTIEYLKSIKFNSIATYYPFRNEVNLLKLVDLLNDKDIVFPKIKGKDIYFVKVTSVNDFEKGKFGIMEPVGTSYNKKIDVYIIPGVAFDKKMYRLGYGGGYYDRYFSRNTKTHLIGVAFDFQILESLPVYKHDIKMDIIFTENRVIKGDDL
- a CDS encoding carbohydrate kinase family protein, which codes for MFLSIGEVLIDMISEFDSLENANVFRKFFGGSPGNIAVNLARQNIESYILSTIGRDQFGLFIKNYLKKNGVNTSFLFEKEDVNTDIVFVNKSKKTPEFKAYQSSSINLEIPDIDLSTFKIIHISSWAISETTQFEKILQLVKKAKSKNIIIGFDPNYRTVLWHNKYSIIEVLKIFGPYIDIIKPSLDDAENIFGNANIDNFKKLGIKNIIFTLGEKGAIVYNKNYNISLPSYKTNVIDVTGAGDAVWSGIYIGLINNLNIVESVKLGLAFAAEKLKYTGAIAPLDNWKNIKNKYVR
- a CDS encoding nitrilase-related carbon-nitrogen hydrolase — translated: MKIGLVQFKPHLFQVKENVERGINLIKSESADLFVFPELAFTGYTFNTKNEVEWVSENMNGFSIKAFKDFAISKKTNVVFGFVENDNEKFYNSSILIKSDGSHRIYRKTHLFYEEKLFFEKGNTGFWVENINGVKIGLAICFDWFFPESFRTLALKGAQIIAHSANLVMPYCQEANKIRSLENRVFIVTSNRWGEEINALNSNKFTGMSQITNPDGKVIVRFPQKGDKVKIVNINPEEANNKNLNKHNNIFYDRIPEFYK
- the pelG gene encoding exopolysaccharide Pel transporter PelG — encoded protein: MAGIGFRLNKMFHQGGVSTDLLAIAYSVVVSSGPWIITTLTLWIILSFLKISNIYFNISIVYSFVFSIIISGLFIMFESRRISDLIYSKKYKKILPEVMGILIFATLFAIFILYIFFSFYKHESWFALSFSYLVISLLALWIISIASISTNAINWYIMGYIIMGFFSIIFSKYFGSEKNPLGYILGYAFGVNIGTFVHYILALLYFGTDLNLTSFEWIKEIKKYWHNILIGFTYYLALWIDDFIIWHSKDFGEMPINGFYFSFIYDSPMFIAYLTIIPTATMFILVLETRFYKTYKLFYDSLIEGYNYYEINIRKENMEKELKFDINLTIRVQVIITFILLLLNELNMLPFISEIFKPILRLGLIGAMMNSFYLMIMLLLLYFDFRKETLYLNISVLLINLLLSIIFLDKFGFYSLGASYTFAFTIGTFIGYKILISKIKDLIKTEYYRQKLAVEDGYYLYYKDIKNLMEEKL